A genome region from Maridesulfovibrio salexigens DSM 2638 includes the following:
- a CDS encoding D-lyxose/D-mannose family sugar isomerase has translation MKRSEINALITKAKDFYAGHRFNLPKWAFWGPEDWKGKGDSEVVSNMLGWDLTDYGKGDFDKLGLILFTIRNGNLQTEDPKPYAEKIMILREGQLCPMHFHWSKREDIINRAGGNLVIKLYGSNEDESMSDQPLEVSVDGFVRTVEPGGEIVLEPGESICLEPGMYHCFYCEEGTGDVMVGEVSAVNDDNIDNRFHEPLPRFPEVEEDEEPLHLLVTDYAKYV, from the coding sequence ATGAAAAGAAGTGAAATCAACGCATTGATCACCAAGGCCAAAGATTTTTATGCCGGACACCGCTTCAACCTGCCGAAGTGGGCATTCTGGGGCCCGGAAGACTGGAAAGGTAAAGGCGACAGCGAAGTTGTGAGCAATATGCTCGGCTGGGACCTGACCGATTACGGCAAAGGCGACTTCGATAAACTGGGACTGATCCTGTTCACCATCCGTAACGGCAATCTCCAGACCGAAGACCCCAAGCCCTATGCGGAAAAGATCATGATCCTGCGCGAAGGACAGCTCTGTCCCATGCATTTCCACTGGTCAAAGCGGGAAGACATCATCAACCGTGCGGGCGGCAATCTGGTAATCAAGCTTTACGGCTCCAATGAAGATGAATCCATGTCCGACCAGCCTCTGGAAGTGAGTGTGGACGGTTTTGTACGCACTGTAGAACCGGGTGGTGAAATAGTACTTGAGCCGGGTGAATCCATCTGCCTTGAACCGGGCATGTATCATTGCTTTTACTGCGAAGAAGGAACCGGGGATGTCATGGTAGGCGAAGTCAGTGCGGTTAATGACGACAACATCGACAACCGATTCCACGAGCCCCTGCCCCGTTTTCCCGAAGTGGAAGAGGATGAGGAACCGCTTCACCTGCTGGTCACTGACTATGCAAAGTATGTCTAA